Proteins encoded in a region of the Rutidosis leptorrhynchoides isolate AG116_Rl617_1_P2 chromosome 9, CSIRO_AGI_Rlap_v1, whole genome shotgun sequence genome:
- the LOC139866954 gene encoding RNA pseudouridine synthase 2, chloroplastic, translating into MSLLYSFIHPPLYPATRTLITNSFISLFHPIRTLVHPRVSFISHSITSNFNTESHGEDEDEPFSGHQHRTNYAGVRIEENVEETVKIRLDTWISNRINGISRARVQSSIRLGLVSVNHRVIVKASHLVRHGDKVECIISELQPLKAEGEDIALDIVYEDEHVLVVNKPAHMVVHPAPGNATGTLVNGILHHCSLPTPAFKDQELLLECEDSSDDELNEPFVDQTYSKDSIFDTNETSIRPGIVHRLDKGTSGLLVVAKDEHSHAHLSQQFKQHTIQRIYVSLTCGVPSPVSGRVDIPIGRDLTNRIRMTADTAPTKCGKSRHAASRYRVVEILAGGGCALVEWRLETGRTHQIRAHAKYLGIPLMGDEVYGGSKNMALSRLQLKNRSSLHGQLLQLVGKLERPCLHALTLGFMHPCTGEKMRFSCLPPPDFAEILTGLSNISTEKIKGS; encoded by the exons ATGTCGTTACTTTACTCCTTCATTCACCCGCCTCTTTACCCTGCAACAAGAACCCTAATAACTAACTCCTTCATATCTTTATTCCATCCAATTCGTACTTTAGTGCATCCTAGGGTTTCCTTTATATCTCACTCCATAACTTCCAATTTTAATACTGAATCACACGGAGAAGATGAAGATGAACCTTTCTCCGGTCATCAGCATCGGACCAATTACGCCGGTGTTCGAATCGAAGAAAACGTTGAAGAAACCGTAAAAATCAGGCTCGATACTTGGATTTCTAATAGGATTAATGGAATTAGTAGAGCTAGGGTTCAGTCTAGTATTCGGTTAGGACTTGTTTCGGTTAATCATCGTGTTATTGTTAAG GCCTCGCATTTGGTAAGACATGGTGATAAGGTTGAATGCATAATTTCGGAATTGCAGCCCTTAAAGGCTGAAGGAGAGGATATAGCTCTAGATATTGTTTATGAAGATGAACATGTGTTGGTTGTTAACAAGCCTGCACATATG GTTGTTCATCCAGCACCCGGAAACGCTACTGGAACACTAGTTAATGGTATTCTTCATCACTGCAGTCTACCGACACCTGCCTTCAAAGATCAAGAATTACTTTTAGAGTGTGAGGATTCATCAGACGATGAGTTGAATGAACCCTTTGTAGATCAAACTTACTCAAAAGATTCCATTTTTGATACTAATGAAACATCGATTCGTCCTGGAATTGTTCATAGATTAGATAAAGGCACCAGTGGATTGCTTGTTGTTGCAAAG GATGAACATTCACACGCCCATTTATCTCAACAGTTTAAGCAGCACACGATCCAAAGAATATATGTGAGTCTCACTTGTGGAGTTCCATCTCCAGTTTCAGGACGTGTTGATATCCCCATTGGTCGTGATTTGACGAATCGGATTCGCATGACTGCTGATACAGCTCCCACCAAATGTGGAAAGTCTCGCCATGCTGCTAGTAG GTACAGAGTAGTTGAAATACTTGCTGGTGGTGGATGTGCATTGGTTGAGTGGAGATTAGAGACAGGACGTACCCATCAG ATTCGAGCACATGCCAAGTACCTGGGCATTCCTCTAATGGGTGACGAGGTGTATGGTGGTTCTAAGAACATGGCTCTGTCACGGTTGCAGCTCAAGAACCGATCGAGCTTACACGGTCAACTTTTACAGCTTGTTGGTAAACTTGAGAGACCTTGTCTTCATGCTTTGACTCTTGG ATTTATGCATCCTTGTACCGGAGAGAAAATGCGTTTTTCATGCTTGCCTCCTCccgattttgctgaaattctaacGGGACTTAGTAATATAAGTACAGAGAAG ATCAAAGGAAGCTGA